One segment of Deltaproteobacteria bacterium HGW-Deltaproteobacteria-6 DNA contains the following:
- a CDS encoding acyl-CoA dehydrogenase, whose product AFVANKKTDEFAAEFAMMADAMAAFKDIVDMNATWTAGDKQMKQLYATRTLHAGARIYCGKLLLDQALLAAAKLKEQGDVDVNFYKGKIATARFYVMNHVPDIFGYEKAMKCGDRSAIEIPEESFM is encoded by the coding sequence GCCTTTGTTGCCAATAAGAAAACCGATGAATTTGCAGCGGAGTTCGCGATGATGGCGGATGCCATGGCGGCTTTTAAAGATATCGTGGATATGAATGCCACGTGGACGGCAGGTGATAAGCAGATGAAACAGCTTTATGCTACCCGGACGCTTCATGCCGGTGCAAGAATTTACTGCGGCAAGTTGCTGCTCGACCAGGCGCTGCTCGCGGCCGCAAAGCTCAAAGAGCAGGGTGACGTCGATGTCAATTTCTACAAGGGTAAAATCGCCACCGCCAGGTTCTATGTGATGAATCACGTTCCCGATATCTTCGGATACGAGAAGGCGATGAAGTGCGGCGACCGCAGTGCGATCGAAATCCCCGAAGAAAGTTTCATGTAG
- a CDS encoding glycine zipper family protein → MKKNIKYLNVVSMIVTVLLLFTGCATAPLGPTVQVMPAPGKPFAKFQTESEECQAWAYQQMGGQEAVDRINANAVLYGIIGGAIGAGIGALTGASWGHGPRSSGRYAAHGAAMGAGIGTAAGAAQGAAASAYSGQQLQMIYDDAYTQCMYSKGNQVPGPVQEYNRDYRQEYYDYDE, encoded by the coding sequence ATGAAGAAAAATATAAAATATTTGAATGTGGTGAGTATGATCGTAACTGTTTTATTGCTTTTTACAGGCTGCGCCACCGCGCCCCTCGGGCCGACGGTTCAGGTTATGCCCGCTCCCGGAAAGCCGTTTGCAAAATTTCAGACGGAATCCGAAGAATGCCAGGCATGGGCCTATCAGCAAATGGGCGGCCAGGAGGCCGTGGATAGAATCAATGCTAATGCAGTTTTATATGGGATTATTGGAGGAGCTATAGGAGCCGGCATCGGCGCGCTGACCGGTGCGTCATGGGGGCACGGGCCCAGAAGCTCGGGTAGGTATGCGGCACATGGAGCAGCGATGGGCGCAGGAATCGGAACGGCCGCGGGTGCCGCCCAGGGGGCCGCGGCTTCAGCATACTCCGGCCAGCAGCTGCAAATGATTTACGACGATGCTTACACACAGTGCATGTATTCGAAAGGGAATCAGGTGCCCGGTCCCGTGCAGGAATATAATCGGGACTATCGTCAGGAATATTACGATTACGATGAATGA